DNA sequence from the Sulfurimonas sp. HSL3-1 genome:
GGAGAGCGACTAAACCTTTCGGAGGGGTCCGACCCTCTCCTTTTCCCCGCGCTTTGACAAACCTGTGGGTCGCCGAGAACGTGGAGAGGGAGTTGCAATACAGCATCCTATAAATATAGATGAAATTTCAGCACATGAGGGAATGGGACGTGTTATGAAAAGGTATCTCGGCTCCTTCACCATCGACATTTACGATCTCGGCGGGATTATGGAGACTCGCATCAATGACGAGGCCCGGTGGGTCGTCGAGCAGTATATCCGCACGATCAACGATGTCGCCGATGTCGACCACACGAGTCTCGAGCAAAAGGTCTCCGGTGAGTACATCGACGAAGAGCTGGACCGGTATCGGAACCTGCAGTTTTCGTTTGTCATGTCCTCCGGCGAAGAACGCCATGCGCTGCTGCGGGAGCTGTTCAGGCATTTAAGGGACATCGACACCGGCTGCATGGCCAATGTCGAACTCGAACCCTATTTCGGAGTATAACCGGATGAACCTAGCCTTGCGGAGAATGCCGGCTTACGGCGTACCGAACTCTTTGATGACAAGATGATCCGCACTGCTGTCGGCAGGATTGTACAGCGCATTTGTCGACCCGACAGCCATCCCGGACGACTCGGCTCTGACCCACATACTGACGGTATGGCTGCCGGCCGAGAGGCCGTCGAAGATCCCCGTGATCGTCGCCGGATGCGAAGGAAGACACCCCTCTTCGCCATACTGCAGCATCGTACGCGCAGGTCCCGCCGACGAAGGCGTGTCGTCGACCCGCAGTTCGAAAACGACCTGATCGTCGGCAATGACCCCGACACAGATGCGGCCGCTGTACTGGATCTCGAGCACGGAGGCGTCCTGCTGCTTGACATAGCTCCCCATATCGCCTATTTTGACGAACTCCCCGACAAACGTCCCGGTAAGAGGGGATGTCGTCCGGGGGACGGCCAGGGTACTCCATCCCAGCAGGCCGGTCGCGGCGATGGCGGCGGTGTTGGCCGAGATGCGGCTGTTGTTGTCGTTGATCTGCGTCGTATGCTCGCCGAAGTTGGCGTTGACCTCATCGGCAACGGCCGGCGTATTGGCGACAAAGGTGTTCATAGGGCCCACTTCCCCCGCCTGAAGCACGTTTACCAGCAGCAGTACGGCTGCTGTCCCCGTGATGCCTTTCATCGTCACTCCTTTTGGCCAGGTTGAGCGGCGTTATTTGAAGACGCTGCCGAGCATCCCTTTGACCGCCTGCTGAACGTCTGCGGGATAGACGACGAATTTGCCGTTCTGGCTCTCGCTCAGTTTCTCCAGTGCGGCAATGTAACGGTCGCCGAGCAGGAACATGGCGGGCAGCTCCTTCTCCTGGATCGATTCCGAAATACGGGCGATCGCTTCGGCAGAGGCCTGGGCCAGCGCGACCTGGGCCTGCGCTTCGAGCTTGGCGGCCTCGAGCTTCCCTTCGGCTTCCAGGATCATGGCATTCTTGTTCCCATCGGCCTTGGTGACGACGGCACGGCGTTCGCGCTCTGCGGCGGCCTGTTGTTCCATCGCTTTTTGCATGGAAGGGCTCGGGCTGATGTCCTGGATCTCGACGGACTTGACGGTGACGCCCCAGTCGGCGACGTCGTCGATGATCTGCTCTTTCAGGCGGGCCTTGATCATATCGCGGTTGGAAAGCGCCTCGTCCAGCTTCATCTCCCCGATAATGGAACGCAGCGTCGTCATAACGAGGTTGACGATGGCCATGCGGAAATCCTCGACACCGTAGACCGCGTCAGAGGGGCGCGTCACCCGTATAAAGGCGATGGCGTTGGTGAGGATGACGGCGTTATCCATCGTAATGACCTCCTGCTGCGGGACGTCGAGGATGATGTCCCGCGTCGTCATCCGCTCGCGCACGCCGTCGATGTAGGGGATAATGAGATTGAGCCCCGGGGTGAGGGTCCGGTAGAACTTGCCCAGCCGCTCGATGACCCACTCCTCGCCCTGAGGGACGACTTTGATCCCTTTGTAGAGCGTGACGATAATAACCAGGGCGAAGACGCCGATAAGATAGAGTGAAACCATTTAGTTCTCCTTGAGGGGGGTCACTTTGATCAGCTGGCCGCTGACGTCGACAATACGAACTTTGGTGCCTACGGCGAGCGGCTCGTCGGCGAAGGCGGGCCATTCGCGGTTGCCCAGGACAGGGATATCAAAGAGCACTTTTCCCCTTTGGGGCGGTTCGATCCCCTCGGTGACGGTCCCCTTTGTGTCGACCCTGTAATTGGGCTGACCGCTCTCCGACACGGTCCGTTGCCGTATAAAACGCCACCACCCCACGACAAAGAGCGTGGAGAGGATCGACCAAATCAGCAGTTCCGTAGAAAATGAAAGATCAAAGAGATAGGCCAGCGTCCCCGTCAGGATCGCGGCGACGCCGATTCCCAGCAGCAGAAAGGTCAGCGCCATCGTCTCCAGGCCTATCAGCACCATCCCCAGGATCACCCAGTGCCACCACTCCACGTTTGCGTTCAACCAATCGAGCATGCTTTACTCCTCCGTATTCACACAAGTATAGCGAATAAACCTGCATGAGTATGTCCTCAACGCGCTTTCCGCTCCCCACGTTTCAAACGGCCGAGCAGCGTGGCGATCTTGCTGCTGTCCGGAGCTTCCGCCGCTTCGTAGAGGTACTTCTCTACCGCCTCTGCGCTCTTTTTCGCTTCGGGATCATCCAGGTGCTTGAACAGTGCCACCAGCGCCGTGCGCAGCGAGTCGACACGGACCCGCTCTTCTCTGCTTCTGCGGCGTACGGCAAGCAGCGTCAGCGCGACGCCGAGGACAAAACCGGCAGCACTCCCCGCCGCCAGACTCCAGATCGTCATCGTCTCCTCCTTTGGAATTTCTCTCTGCTGTGAATGCACTGCGGCACGGACATGAACCGGCATCGGCAGCGACGCCGCCGTGACGACGCGCTGCGTCGCCGGGTCGAAACTGCGGAAACGCACCGATGGGATCGTAAAGTCCCGCGCACCGACCAGGGCAAAGGTCCGGTTCACTTCATTGTAGTAGCAGCCGTCCTTCCACGCAGCATTCGCGGTATGCCCCTCGTCAAAAACGCTGACACCGGCAACCGCCATCCGCAGCGGTTGTGCCGTTGCCAGGTTGCCGCACCCCGAGAGCGACAGAGTCAGGCGGACGGGTTCGCCGCTCTCGGTCGTGTTGCGGTCGATGACGGCCTTCAACGCGAAATCGCCAACCGCTTGCACCCCGCCCGGAACGGGATTGGCAAAGAGCGTTACGGGTTCGAAAAGATGCTGCTGCCATGTCACCGACGGCATCCACTGCCCCCACGCATCCTGCGTATAGGTGCGTTCGGCGACGTTCATCGCCGCCGTGCCGCTCGAGAGCTCCCCGCCTTGAAGCGGGGCGACGACGTACGTCTTCTCCCAAAGCTCCTTCCCGTTTTCGTTCCGCTCCTCGGCATGGCTCTGCAGCAGCTGGAAATGCGCCAGTTCCGGCGCCGCGAAACGGAAATCGACCCCCTTGTCCGACGCGGTGTGCGCAAAACGGTAGACAAGCTGCAGCGGTTCACCCTGGTAGACCTGGCGTGAGGAGCTCTCGACCGTCAGCTCGTAGCCCGAAAGCGCATTGACAGCCATCAGCAGAGCCAGCGCTTTACCACGGATCGACATGGTCGCCTCCCCCCGCGCGCTTCGGCGAGATCTTGTAGAGGTGCGTCCGGGTCTGCCGCTGCAGCGATTGGCGCCACATCGCCGCCTCGTAATCGCTCATCGCCGCCGTCTTCGCTTCGCCCGAGGCTTCGGAGGGCTTTGCCTCCTGCCCCTCGGATGTTTCCGTCTGCGCGGAAGGGGCCTGTGCGCCGCCTGCCGGAGAGGAAGCGTCGGAGGCACTGTGTTCCCCGCCCGTTTCCGTCATTGCGGCCGCTGCATTGCGGCGTCGCTCCGCCTGCACCAGGCGCATCAGCCGCCCCCGGACGATGGAGAGGTTCTCCCGCGTCTGCGGGTCGTTTTGGAGGTAGAGCGCCTTCTGGTACACCTTGATCGCCGCTTCAAGGTTCTCCCTGCCGCCCTGCATCGCCCGGGCGTTCCCCAGATTGTGCAGGGTTGCAAACTGCAGCAGCCGCTCCTTGGTGCGGATCCGTCCCCACAATGCCGCGGCCGCGTCGTATCTGCCCGCACGGTAGAGGGCATGGGCGCTGTCGTACATCGCTTGGGGGTCGTTATCCTTACGTACGCCGTAGCGGTAAAAGGCGCGGGCCGCGCGATCGTAATCGCCCTGCTCATAATAGTGCTGCGCCGTCTCCAGCAGTTCATAGTCAAAGGACTCCGCCCGCAGCGTTGCCGTATGTCCGAACAGCAGAACCCCCAGCAGCAGTGCCGGAGGCACGGCCACGCGCTCGCGGCGGCTCATGGAGGCGTTCGCCACGAGCAGCAAAAAGAGCGCCAGCCCCAGCGGCAGGATATAGAGCTGACCGTACCGGCGGATCTCCTTGACCCCCGTCTCGCCCCCTTCGGCATGGCGGCGAAGCTCATAGAGCAGTGCTGCCACGTCACGGGAGCCCACCGTCATATCAACATAAAAGCCGCCCGTGGATGCGGCCAGGGAGCGCAAAGCAGGGTTCAGTACCGTCCGGACCGGCCTCTTCCCCCGCAGGGCAGGGGTACCGTTTTGCTGCAGTACACCCCCCTGCGCCGTCCCAATCCCGAGGATGTAGAGGTGGAGCTTCTGCGCATTCGCGTAGGCGATCGCTTCGGAGAAGTCGCGACCGTCGCCTCCGTCGGTAAGCAAAAGAAGATTTTTCCGCCCCGTCTTGCCCATCACGCCGTTCGCCGCGGCCAGCAGCGCCATGATATCGGTCCCCTTCTCGGCGTAGGTATCGGACGCGAAATCTTCCAGCAGCGCCGTCAGCGCACTTTTGTCCGCCGTTGGCGGCACTACGGCATAGATGTCCCGGCCGAAGGCCAGTACCCCTATTTGTTCTCTTTTCGCCCGCGCGACCAGTGCAAGCAGCTTCGTTTTCGCGACGGCGGCGCGGGAGGGGTAGACGTCCTCCGTCTGCATGGATGCCGAGATGTCGACGGCGACCGTCAACGCCTCGTCCGGCGCCTTCACGACGGCCGTAGCCTCGGTAAGGACCGGCTGGGACATGGCGGCAATCAGCAAAACGAATATGGCCAGATAAATCAGGTTTCGCTGACGGAGGGAGAAGCGTTTTTCATTCACCCGGAGCCGTTCGAAAACCGGGCCGGCAAAGAGCTCCGCCGCCGGCTCCTTCTGGGT
Encoded proteins:
- a CDS encoding SPFH domain-containing protein; translation: MVSLYLIGVFALVIIVTLYKGIKVVPQGEEWVIERLGKFYRTLTPGLNLIIPYIDGVRERMTTRDIILDVPQQEVITMDNAVILTNAIAFIRVTRPSDAVYGVEDFRMAIVNLVMTTLRSIIGEMKLDEALSNRDMIKARLKEQIIDDVADWGVTVKSVEIQDISPSPSMQKAMEQQAAAERERRAVVTKADGNKNAMILEAEGKLEAAKLEAQAQVALAQASAEAIARISESIQEKELPAMFLLGDRYIAALEKLSESQNGKFVVYPADVQQAVKGMLGSVFK
- a CDS encoding NfeD family protein, encoding MLDWLNANVEWWHWVILGMVLIGLETMALTFLLLGIGVAAILTGTLAYLFDLSFSTELLIWSILSTLFVVGWWRFIRQRTVSESGQPNYRVDTKGTVTEGIEPPQRGKVLFDIPVLGNREWPAFADEPLAVGTKVRIVDVSGQLIKVTPLKEN
- a CDS encoding VWA domain-containing protein, with translation MTFLHPEFFYLMLPPVLVLFYFILTQKEPAAELFAGPVFERLRVNEKRFSLRQRNLIYLAIFVLLIAAMSQPVLTEATAVVKAPDEALTVAVDISASMQTEDVYPSRAAVAKTKLLALVARAKREQIGVLAFGRDIYAVVPPTADKSALTALLEDFASDTYAEKGTDIMALLAAANGVMGKTGRKNLLLLTDGGDGRDFSEAIAYANAQKLHLYILGIGTAQGGVLQQNGTPALRGKRPVRTVLNPALRSLAASTGGFYVDMTVGSRDVAALLYELRRHAEGGETGVKEIRRYGQLYILPLGLALFLLLVANASMSRRERVAVPPALLLGVLLFGHTATLRAESFDYELLETAQHYYEQGDYDRAARAFYRYGVRKDNDPQAMYDSAHALYRAGRYDAAAALWGRIRTKERLLQFATLHNLGNARAMQGGRENLEAAIKVYQKALYLQNDPQTRENLSIVRGRLMRLVQAERRRNAAAAMTETGGEHSASDASSPAGGAQAPSAQTETSEGQEAKPSEASGEAKTAAMSDYEAAMWRQSLQRQTRTHLYKISPKRAGGGDHVDPW